The following nucleotide sequence is from Paenibacillus andongensis.
GAGCTTGTGGACGATTGTACCCACGCTGCTTATGATCTGTCTAACAGCATGGATATCTAAAAGAAAACGTAATTCTATTTCCGAAACAAAATGAAGAATTGTAACAAAGGGCAGCCCCCAAGTCGAATGCCGACTTGGGAGCTGCCCTTGTGTTTTAAACAGTTATTTCATCTCATTATTTTCAAAAATGGATAAACGTCTTTGAAAACTCTCTTTCCAATTCACTTCGATCATTTCAGCAGCTGCAGCAAAATCCGCTGTTTTTATTGCTTGGATAAATTTCGTATGCTCCTCGACAGACTGCGCGGCTCCTAAAAAACCGTTGAAGTAGGTAACTTCATGACGGCGAAGCTTTTTCTTCAAACCATCTAATACACGGATAAGCTCTTTGTTAGCTGATAAATCGATAAAGACTTGATGAAATTGATGATCAAACTTCTGTGCATCCAGCGCATTTTCATTTTTCAAAGCCTGAGTAAGGCCTTCGTTAAATGCTTCTAACTGCTCTACATGAATAGCTTGAAAATTTGTCTGAGCAAATGAAACAGCAAGCTTCTCCAGCGACCAGATAATCGGGTACAGCTGATAAGCTTCATCAAAATCAACTGGGGCCACTTGTGTCCAGCTATTTGCTTTTGTTTGCACCATGCCTTCTTCTTCTAATCGTAGAAGAGCCTCACGAATTGGCGTGCGACTTGCCCCTAACACCTCGGCTAATTCTTGATCTTTCAATTTATCCCCAGGTTTTAAAATCCCGGTTATGATCCATTCTTGTATTTGATGGTAAACCTGTTCCCGTATGGAAGAGCGGTTTACTTTAGATGCATGTGTAGGTAACAATTAAATACCTCCTCAACATTACTTGTATGTAATATATCATGTGGAATTTGTGTTCATCAAGCGAGTAAAGAAGGTACCTGTTGTTTCAACAAGGGATCTTGACACTGTATTATTTCAAATGTAACATGTAATATATCACATATCAATAGGCAATCGCATGATATTTGCCATAAGAACTAACACATTTATTTGGGGGATGAGGCAAATGAGGGATATAGCAGAAATGAAATATATTGCAAATGAGTATGCCCGAAAAAAAGAAATCAATAAAACGCGTATCGCATTTTTGGATAAAGAAGTTGTAGAAAAAGTTAGACATTTTCACAGGAGTTTTCCCGAATATCAAGTAACTCCACTGCATAGCTTAAACGGATTGTCACGAAAACTAGGCGTTAGTAAGATATGGATCAAAGACGAATCCTACAGATTTGGACTTAATGCTTTTAAAGTATTGGGCGGATCCTATGCTGTAGGACAATATTTGGCAGAAAAATTGAACATGGATATTTCAGAGCTTTCTTTTGAAAAACTAAGATCGAAAGAAATGAAAGAAATACTCGGGGATATTACTTTTGTGACAGCTACGGATGGGAATCATGGAAGAGGGATTGCCTGGGCGGCAAATCAGCTAGGACAAAAATCAGTCGTATTTATGCCAAAAGGTTCATCAGGAATACGATTAAATCATATTAGAAAAGAAGGAGCAGAAGCTTCTATAACGGATTTAAATTATGATGATGCGGTAAGATTGGCAAATCAATATGCAGATGAACATAATGGTGTATTGATACAAGACAGTGCTTGGGAAGGCTATGAAAAAATCCCCGCGTGGATTATGCAAGGATACTGTACGCTTATTGATGAAGCAATGGAACAGATGAAGGCTTCTGGACAAGAGAGTCCTACTCATGTATTTCTTCAAGCTGGGGTTGGTTCTTTTGCCGGAAGTATACAAGGATATTTGTTATCTCAATTTGGTGAGGATAGACCTATAACGATCATTGTTGAGCCCAATGAAGCTGCTTGCCTATTTAAATCTGTTTCAAAAAATGATGGGAAGCCTCATGCAGTAACAGGTAATTTGTCTACTATAATGGCAGGGCTTGCTTGCGGTGAGCCTAGTACAATTGCTTGGGAAATTTTAAGAGATTATGCGGATATGTATATAGCTTGTCCTGATCATGTGTCGGCGAAGGGGATGAGAATGCTGGGAAATCCAATAGCTGGTGATCCTAAAGTTATTTCAGGCGAATCCGGTGCCGTCGGTTTGGGCGTTTTAAGTTTGATTTTGGAAGAAAATGATTTTCCTGAAATCGCTGAAAAAATAAATATTAACAAGGATTCAAACATTCTCATTATTAGCACAGAGGGAGATACAGACCCTGAAAGTTACAGGAAAATAGTGTGGGATGGCATCTATCCATCTATTTATTCCAAATAATAGGCTATAATGAAAGGGGAAATGTTAGATGCTTTTTAAAAGTTTAAACCTATCCATCGACGCCGATCGCTTGCTCGGCCGAATTCGTGAGCTCGGGCAGATTGGCCGTGACGATGATAGTGCACTGACGAGGTTGGCCGCCTCCGAAGCCGATAAGGCAGGTCGCAACGCGCTTGTGGATTGGATGAAGGATGCCGGTTTGGAGATTGCGGTTGATCGCATCGGCAATGTTTTCGGCATCTGGCGAGGTTCAGACAATGGCGATCACGCGCCAATCCTGGTTGGCTCGCACATTGACACGGTCATCAATGCCGGTATTTATGACGGCTGCTATGGTGTGCTCGCCGGCGTCGAGGTGATCGAGACCTTGCGGTCGGCTGGATTTGTCCCTTCCCGTCCGATCGCGGTCGCAGCGTTCACCAATGAGGAGGGCGTGCGCTATGCGCCTGACATGATGGGCTCCCTAGTGTTTGCGGGAGGTCTCTCGGTCGAGGAGGCGCTCGCAACAGTGGGCACCGACGGGACCTTGTTAGGTGCAGAGCTTGAGCGTATTGGTTATGCGGGCGCGGAAGAGCCGGGCTTCTTGCAGCCGCACGCCTATGTCGAGCTCCACATCGAACAAGGACCGGTGCTCGAGCGTGAGGGCATCCCGATCGGTGCGGTGGAGAACCTTCAGGGAATCTCGTGGCAGCGCGTTACGATTGAAGGTGTCGCAAACCACGCCGGTACGACACCCATGGCAATGCGACACGATGCAGGACATGCGGCTGCCCGTGTAATGACATTCTTGCGCGACCGAGTCTCCGGCTCGAACGCGCCCACCGTGGCGACGGTCGGCTGCATCAATTTCGAGCCCAATGCGATCAATGTTATCCCGTCGCGTGCCACGTTCACCGTTGACCTGCGCGATCCGGATGAGATGAGATTAAAGAATGAAGAAACTGCACTCGCAGATTATTTAATAGAACTCGCGTCTGCCGAAGGCGTATCGATCTCTGTCGAGCAGCTGGCTCGCTTTGAGCCTGTCATCTTTGACAACACCATCGTCGAGTTGGTAGAGCAGGCCGCCAAGCAGCGGGGACTGAGCTCCAAGCGAATGACGTCTGGCGCAGGCCACGACGCTCAGATGATCGCTCGCATTTGCCCGGCGGCTATGATCTTCGTTCCTAGCGCCCACGGGATCAGCCATAATCCTCGCGAATACACTTCGGGGCCTGAGTTGGTTAACGGTGCCAACATACTGCTTGACGTCGTAGGCAAGCTAGCTGGCCTCGATTAACCTTTTGTGAATTAGGAGAATTATCTTCAATGAGTGAACGAGCAAGTGGCTTAAATAAAACGTATGCTATGCAGTTGGCAACCATCTTTGTGGGATTCATTATTTTTGGAATATCAGAAAATATTAAAGGTCCAGCAATTCCGCTTATTCAATACGATTTTAGTCTGGATGAGAAGCAGCTTGGCTCCCTTTTGTCACTCAATGCGTTTGGTTATTTGATCGCCTGCGCCTTTACGGCGTACTTGACCCGTAAATTGGGTGTCAAAGCTGTGAGCCTTCTTGCCTTCGGGACTATGCTGATTTCGGGAATCCTTATCTTTTTCTCCCGCAGCTATCCGATTTTCTCCTCGTCTTATTTTTTGATGTACATTGGCAATGGTATGCTTGAGATCGCTCTTGCCATTCTTGGAGCTCGTATTTTTGTCAAAAATACCGGCACAATGATGAATTTGTCCCATTTCTTTTATGGGCTCAGTTCTATTGCAGCCCCCATGCTTGCATCAGGTTTGATGTCGGTGAGTCTGTTCGGGCATATGGTAGACTGGCGGGGGATGTATCTCATCATGCTTTCCTTGTCCGTACTGCCGATGATTCCAGCATTTCTCGGCTCTTTTCCGGGTGACAATCTGCCGCATGAGGAGAAAACTCCGTTAAAAACGTTGATACGCGATCCTGCTATTTGGCTAATCGTACTCATTCTTACGTCTGGTGTCGTTTCGGAAATGGCGGTGGGAGGATGGTTGGTCAATTTTCTGGAAAAAGCCTATAAGTGGGAATCCGTTTCTGCATCCGGCATGTTGTCCGCGTTCTTCTTATGCTTCTCGCTTGGAAGACTTCTGCTGGGACCAGTCACAGATAAGATCGGGTTCAATCTATCCCTCATTATTTTCTCTGGATTTTCCTCAGTAAGTACCTTCCTCGCGATCTGGGGAGGAGAGTCATTTGCATTTCTGTTCGCTGTAGCTGGAATAGGAATTTCGCTGATTTACCCAACGGTCATGGCCTTTATTGCTAGGAGATATCCACACAGCAGTGAAACTGCCATCACATTTGCCGTTACCCTCATGGGTATAGGGAGCGTTATCGGTAACTATGCGATTGGGGCTATCACCAACGGCATCAAAAACCTCTACGGATCAGAAGGGGAAATGGCGCTGGTGCGCGGACTACAAGCGGGATACGGATTTATCGGACTTTGTGCGCTCATCTGTGCGTTATCAGGCATTATCTTGTATAAATATTTGAAAGCACGCAAAGAGCTGATATAATTTCGGAATTTGAAATAAAAAGCGTCCTCCAAACTGTTTAGTCGGTTTGAAGGACGCTTTTTCCTTTTTAGAAGGCAGGAACTACTGCTACTCCGTACTTGTCTTGGATAAATTTTTTCACTTCAGGAGAGGTCAAAGCAGCTCCCAGTTTTTTGATTTCATCGCGGTTTTCGTCGCCTTTGCGAACGGTAATTACGTTGGCGTAAGGAGAGTTTGCATCTTCTCTGAACAAGGCTGTTTTTGGATCGATTTTCGCCTCAATAATAATGTTCGTGTTGATAACCGCGCCATCAAGATCTTGTAAGGATCTAGCTAATGTAGGGGCTTCAGCTTCCACGAATTTTAGGTTTTTCGGATTGCTGACAATGTCTTTAGGCGTTGCTTGGTAGGTAGTCAAACCGTCTTTCAACTTGATTAATCCTTGCTGCTGAAGGAGTACAAGCGCTCTATATTCGTTGGAGGGGTTGTTCGGAATACCAATTTTCGCGCCATCTTTAATATCATCCTTCGATTTAAGCTTGGTGGAGTAGAAACCGATTGGCTCAACGTGAACTTTGATCGGATTCACAAAGTCGAAGCCTTTTTCAGTTTTAACCGAATCGAAGTAAGGCACATGTTGGAAGTAGTTCGCGTCGATTTGCTTATCTTTAAGCAGCTGATTCAACAGACCTTCATCGGTGACTTTAACGACGAGGTTAATTCCTTGTTCTTTTAGCTTCGGTTTAACGAAATTAAGGATTTCAGAGTGCGGAATTTCTGCGGATCCGATGGTTAAAGTAACTTCTTTTTTTGGTGCTTCTGTTGGAGCGCTGGTTGGTGCTGCCGTAGTTGCGGCTGTTGCAGCTGCTTTGGGGCTGCTTGATGCCTCCGTGCTGCTCTTGGCACCGCACCCAGCAAGGATAACACTAAGAACTGCGAATAATGAAACGATAGAATAGAATCCCTTTTTAGCCATGAATAACTCACTCCTATTTCTTTTATGTATATTTGGTCATGCAATGAAACCCAATAGAAACAAAATGCTCTAGCATTAATCAAGCTTGAACCGTTTTTTATTTATGGATCTAGAGATGTAGTCTCCTGACCACTGAAAAATTTGCACAAGAAGAATAATGATAATGACCGTTGCGATGAGGACGTCTTCACGAAATCTCTGATATCCGAAACGGATGGCCAAACTGCCGAGTCCTCCTGCACCGATGGCTCCGGCAATGGCCGTAAACTCCGTGATGGCGATGATGGCAATCGTGACTCCGCGCACAAGCGCTGGCAGAGCTTCGGGAATAAGCACTCTAAATATTACCGTAAAAGGGGAGGCGCCAACGGCCTTTGCCGCTTCTATTTTCCCAATGCTAACTTCCTTCAACGATGTTTCGATAATCCTTCCTAAGAAAGGTGCGATACCGATCGAAAGTGAGACAATAGCGGCCGTAGGACCTAAGGTGGTTCCGACAATCAAACGAGATAAAGGCAGCAGCAGGACGATTAAGATGATAGAAGGAATGGAGCGAATGCAGTTAATGACCATACTAATGACTTTATGGAGCCCCGTAGCTTCAAGAATACCGCCTTTCTCCGTTACCACCAGAGTGACGCCGAGTGCAATACCCATAATCAATGCGAAAATGGAAGACCAAAACAGCATATAGAGTGTTTCTAAAAGAGCAGGCCAGAGTAATTCGATCAATTCTTGAATCATATGCTAACTCTCACCCTTTCTTCGACGTGATGCTTACTGCGGTAGAAATCAATGATTTTTACGAATTTCTTGGCAGTGTCGCTTTCTGGATGTAGGAAAAATTGGTCCACGGTTCCTTGTTCAACGATTTTACCTTTCTCAATAACCGCAAAGTTTTTGCAAATGTGCTGCAGCACATCGAGTTCATGGGTGATCAGCACAATGGTCAAATTAAGCTTACGGTTGATGTCTTTTAGCAGTTCTAGAATCGAGTAAGTCGTTTGAGGATCAAGCGCTGATGTCGCTTCATCGCTGAGCAGTACGTCTGGCTCATTCGCGAGAGCTCTGGCTATGCCAACCCGCTGCTTCTGACCTCCGCTCAACTGGGATGGATGGGCATTCTCTTTGTCACTTAGTTCTACAAGCTCCAGTATTTCTCTAACACGCTGGCGAATGTACGATTTGGGATGACCGGCAACTTTCAACGGGAAGGCCACATTTTCAAATACAGTCTTGGAATCAAGGAGGTTAAATTGTTGGAAAATCATGCCGATTTTCAGCCTAGCTTGGCGCAGGTTTTTCTCAGACAGATCTGTAATGACCTTGCCTTCGATCTCAATGCTCCCGGAGTCAGGCTCCTCCAACCGGTTCAGACATCGGATTAGTGTTGATTTGCCTGCACCGCTAAAGCCTATAATGCCAAAGATATCCCCTTTTTCGATCTCAAGGTTGACATTCTCTAAGGCAGTGAAAACTGACTGGGATGTTCGATATGTTTTATTAAGATTTTTGATGACAATCATTGTGATCCTCCTTAAAACCGATTAATCCGAGTGATTTAGTTTAATTTAAATCATGTCTCAAATTCTGTCAAGAATATTTCTTTTGCCGTTTGTTCAGGCTTTTCATTCTGGGATTGACGGTTATTGGGGAGGGTGGTAAATTAAAACAAATTAAATTTATTGTATTACTTGGAATTAAAGGAGGAAGACCCATGTCTCGTAAAAGACAAATAAAACTGTCCGCCTATTTGGTGGGAACCGGTATGCATGTAGCATCTTGGAGACATCCTGAAGCTCAGGCGGATGCCAGCATTGATATTGATTATTACAAACATTTGGCTCAAATTGCGGAGAGAGGGAAGTTCGATATTGCCTTTATTGCGGATAGCTTGGCTATCAATGAGGAATCGCACCCGAACATTTTGACCCGCTATGAACCTATCACCTTAATTACAGCGTTAGCAGGGGCAACCTCAAAGATCGGCGTTGTCGCGACAGCCTCCACCTCATACGTGGAGCCCTTTAATTTAGCGCGTCAATTCATGTCCGTCGATCATATCAGCAAGGGCAGAGCCGGTTGGAATATTGTAACGACTAGAGATTTGTCTGGGAATACAGCATTGAATTTCAATGGCAGTGAGCATTTTGAGCATAGCTATCGATATAAAAGGGCCGAAGAATTTATTGATGTGATCAAAGGCTTATGGGATTCATGGGAGGATGACGCCTTTATCCGTGACAAAGAAAGCGGGCAGTTTTTTGATCGCAGCAAGCTTCATAAGCTGGACCATGTAGGCGAGTTTTTCTCGGTGCAGGGGCCGTTAAATATTCATCGCTCCAAACAAGGCCATCCTGTTCTGGTGCAAGCCGGATCTTCGGAGCCTGGACAACTGTTTGCCGCCAGGAGCGCAGAGGTTATTTTTTCACATAAAAATAGCCTCGAGGACTCTCAAGAATTTTACCGTTCATTCAAAAGTAAGGTCGTCTCATTCGGCCGCTCCGCGGATGAAGTTCATATTCTACAAGGCATTTCGCCGATTATTGGGGAAACCGAGGAGATCGCGCAGCAGAAGCTTGACTACTTGGAATCTTTAATAACCGATGAAACAGGCTTAAAGTTTCTGACCGATTATTTCGGAGGCTTGGATTTGAGTGAGCATACGCTCCAAACCCGATCGCTTGATATTGGATTTGGCGAACTAACGGGTGTACGATTCGAATATGAGAAATTTCGTCCTTTCGTTATCAAAGAAAATCCTACCCTTAGAGAACTATACTCTTTGTTAACCGGGTCTTATACCGTCAACGACTTTGTAGGAACACCTGAAAAAATAGCCAATAATTTAGAAAAATGGTTTGTTGAAAGAGCAGTAGACGGCTTTATGCTGATGTCACCGCTTTTGCCGAGCAGTTTGGAGGATTTTGTAAATCTGGTCGTCCCACTTTTGCAGGAGAGAGGTTTATTCAGGACTGAATACGAAGGTGACACGCTTCGTGATCATTTGAATTTGCCGGTGCCCCAAAATCGGTATAGCTTAACACAGTCGGCATCCAATAAGTAACGATCCCCTTACAAGGAGGAAGAGCATGTTAAAGGATTTAGAAATATTTGAAGCCTCGCCAGCTCAAGTAGAAGAGGTGTTAGCGATATGGCTAGAAGCCGCTTATTGGATGCAGTCCAAAGGCATAGACCAATGGCGGCCTGAACATTTTAACCGAGATGTTGTTTTGGACTATTTTACCAATCGGCATATCTTTCTAGCGAAATATAACAATGAATATGTGGGAAGCTTTGCCCTCCAATGGTCCGATCCTAGCGTATGGGGGGATCTACATAACGAGGAATCCGGATATTTGCATCGGTTTGCGGTCCGTAGAACTCAGGCAGGACGCGGATTTGGCGGCTATTTTCTGGCATGGATCGAAGACTATGTGAAATCCAAAGACAAAAAATTCTTGAGACTCGATTGCATGGCTGCCAATGAGGTGTTGAACACATTTTATTGCAGCCATGATTTTCTTATAAAGGCACCTTTGACTTGAGTAATGGGAAGGTTAGCTGGCGAGGAAGCTTGTATGAGAAGGAATTATAAATACGGGTTTCGCAAATTAACTGTTGACTGTTGCAGATGTTATTAATAGAATTAATCAAGGGTAGTAATTCATACCAAATAACTAGGGATTAAAAGCGCTTGATGTTCCAGATATACTGGACATATATATCGCCCGTCAACGCATCCTCATAGCAGGATGAAGTAGAATGATAATTATTTAACCTTCGGATAATAAATACAGCTAACTCGACAACGAGAAGCAAACTGATTCAGTTTGTTTCTTGTTGTCTTTTTTGCATTTTCACATTTGGAGGCTGTTCCATGGCAACTACCCACACGAATCGTATGGCGCTGAGTAACACGACTAACGCGAGATGAAGGCGATTATCTGGCAGATGTTGAGCTTCGTACGGAGGACTTGAATAAATTGCGGGAGATTGTCTCGAAATATTGGTCAATAACCGAGGTGAAACCTCATGATGTTAAAGGGTTTCACCATGTCCGTATTGAGCTTTTACAGAAATAGGCGCGTTTAGAGAAGAACCAACAAACCTTTAAGTTTGCTGATTTTTGCGTTATAAACGCTGACTCATCCTATGCTGCTGCCTAAATTCATTCGGCGAGAAGCCCGTAAACCTTTTGAACATTCGGGATAAATAAGGCGTTTGCATGCCCAGTTGTTCGGCTATTTCGGCGATGGTCATATCTGAATGGAGGAGTAGTAGGTTGGCCTTTTGC
It contains:
- a CDS encoding LLM class flavin-dependent oxidoreductase — translated: MSRKRQIKLSAYLVGTGMHVASWRHPEAQADASIDIDYYKHLAQIAERGKFDIAFIADSLAINEESHPNILTRYEPITLITALAGATSKIGVVATASTSYVEPFNLARQFMSVDHISKGRAGWNIVTTRDLSGNTALNFNGSEHFEHSYRYKRAEEFIDVIKGLWDSWEDDAFIRDKESGQFFDRSKLHKLDHVGEFFSVQGPLNIHRSKQGHPVLVQAGSSEPGQLFAARSAEVIFSHKNSLEDSQEFYRSFKSKVVSFGRSADEVHILQGISPIIGETEEIAQQKLDYLESLITDETGLKFLTDYFGGLDLSEHTLQTRSLDIGFGELTGVRFEYEKFRPFVIKENPTLRELYSLLTGSYTVNDFVGTPEKIANNLEKWFVERAVDGFMLMSPLLPSSLEDFVNLVVPLLQERGLFRTEYEGDTLRDHLNLPVPQNRYSLTQSASNK
- a CDS encoding GNAT family N-acetyltransferase, which gives rise to MLKDLEIFEASPAQVEEVLAIWLEAAYWMQSKGIDQWRPEHFNRDVVLDYFTNRHIFLAKYNNEYVGSFALQWSDPSVWGDLHNEESGYLHRFAVRRTQAGRGFGGYFLAWIEDYVKSKDKKFLRLDCMAANEVLNTFYCSHDFLIKAPLT
- a CDS encoding Zn-dependent hydrolase translates to MLFKSLNLSIDADRLLGRIRELGQIGRDDDSALTRLAASEADKAGRNALVDWMKDAGLEIAVDRIGNVFGIWRGSDNGDHAPILVGSHIDTVINAGIYDGCYGVLAGVEVIETLRSAGFVPSRPIAVAAFTNEEGVRYAPDMMGSLVFAGGLSVEEALATVGTDGTLLGAELERIGYAGAEEPGFLQPHAYVELHIEQGPVLEREGIPIGAVENLQGISWQRVTIEGVANHAGTTPMAMRHDAGHAAARVMTFLRDRVSGSNAPTVATVGCINFEPNAINVIPSRATFTVDLRDPDEMRLKNEETALADYLIELASAEGVSISVEQLARFEPVIFDNTIVELVEQAAKQRGLSSKRMTSGAGHDAQMIARICPAAMIFVPSAHGISHNPREYTSGPELVNGANILLDVVGKLAGLD
- a CDS encoding MetQ/NlpA family ABC transporter substrate-binding protein, which encodes MAKKGFYSIVSLFAVLSVILAGCGAKSSTEASSSPKAAATAATTAAPTSAPTEAPKKEVTLTIGSAEIPHSEILNFVKPKLKEQGINLVVKVTDEGLLNQLLKDKQIDANYFQHVPYFDSVKTEKGFDFVNPIKVHVEPIGFYSTKLKSKDDIKDGAKIGIPNNPSNEYRALVLLQQQGLIKLKDGLTTYQATPKDIVSNPKNLKFVEAEAPTLARSLQDLDGAVINTNIIIEAKIDPKTALFREDANSPYANVITVRKGDENRDEIKKLGAALTSPEVKKFIQDKYGVAVVPAF
- a CDS encoding methionine ABC transporter ATP-binding protein; its protein translation is MIVIKNLNKTYRTSQSVFTALENVNLEIEKGDIFGIIGFSGAGKSTLIRCLNRLEEPDSGSIEIEGKVITDLSEKNLRQARLKIGMIFQQFNLLDSKTVFENVAFPLKVAGHPKSYIRQRVREILELVELSDKENAHPSQLSGGQKQRVGIARALANEPDVLLSDEATSALDPQTTYSILELLKDINRKLNLTIVLITHELDVLQHICKNFAVIEKGKIVEQGTVDQFFLHPESDTAKKFVKIIDFYRSKHHVEERVRVSI
- a CDS encoding GntR family transcriptional regulator; translation: MLPTHASKVNRSSIREQVYHQIQEWIITGILKPGDKLKDQELAEVLGASRTPIREALLRLEEEGMVQTKANSWTQVAPVDFDEAYQLYPIIWSLEKLAVSFAQTNFQAIHVEQLEAFNEGLTQALKNENALDAQKFDHQFHQVFIDLSANKELIRVLDGLKKKLRRHEVTYFNGFLGAAQSVEEHTKFIQAIKTADFAAAAEMIEVNWKESFQRRLSIFENNEMK
- a CDS encoding MFS transporter, with translation MSERASGLNKTYAMQLATIFVGFIIFGISENIKGPAIPLIQYDFSLDEKQLGSLLSLNAFGYLIACAFTAYLTRKLGVKAVSLLAFGTMLISGILIFFSRSYPIFSSSYFLMYIGNGMLEIALAILGARIFVKNTGTMMNLSHFFYGLSSIAAPMLASGLMSVSLFGHMVDWRGMYLIMLSLSVLPMIPAFLGSFPGDNLPHEEKTPLKTLIRDPAIWLIVLILTSGVVSEMAVGGWLVNFLEKAYKWESVSASGMLSAFFLCFSLGRLLLGPVTDKIGFNLSLIIFSGFSSVSTFLAIWGGESFAFLFAVAGIGISLIYPTVMAFIARRYPHSSETAITFAVTLMGIGSVIGNYAIGAITNGIKNLYGSEGEMALVRGLQAGYGFIGLCALICALSGIILYKYLKARKELI
- a CDS encoding methionine ABC transporter permease, which translates into the protein MIQELIELLWPALLETLYMLFWSSIFALIMGIALGVTLVVTEKGGILEATGLHKVISMVINCIRSIPSIILIVLLLPLSRLIVGTTLGPTAAIVSLSIGIAPFLGRIIETSLKEVSIGKIEAAKAVGASPFTVIFRVLIPEALPALVRGVTIAIIAITEFTAIAGAIGAGGLGSLAIRFGYQRFREDVLIATVIIIILLVQIFQWSGDYISRSINKKRFKLD
- the dpaL gene encoding diaminopropionate ammonia-lyase; this encodes MRDIAEMKYIANEYARKKEINKTRIAFLDKEVVEKVRHFHRSFPEYQVTPLHSLNGLSRKLGVSKIWIKDESYRFGLNAFKVLGGSYAVGQYLAEKLNMDISELSFEKLRSKEMKEILGDITFVTATDGNHGRGIAWAANQLGQKSVVFMPKGSSGIRLNHIRKEGAEASITDLNYDDAVRLANQYADEHNGVLIQDSAWEGYEKIPAWIMQGYCTLIDEAMEQMKASGQESPTHVFLQAGVGSFAGSIQGYLLSQFGEDRPITIIVEPNEAACLFKSVSKNDGKPHAVTGNLSTIMAGLACGEPSTIAWEILRDYADMYIACPDHVSAKGMRMLGNPIAGDPKVISGESGAVGLGVLSLILEENDFPEIAEKININKDSNILIISTEGDTDPESYRKIVWDGIYPSIYSK